One Chloroflexaceae bacterium genomic window, CGGCGCGGGCCATCGCCTCCAGGGTGGCGGCGTCATCGGGGGCGATGCCGCGGGGCATCGGTTCGCCGCCAGCGCGACGCACCAGCGCGGCGATAGTATACGTATTCACGTCGCGCACCTGCCCCGGCGCGACTGGCGCGTCGGGGGGCACGACTTCATCACCCGAGGCGAGGATGGCCACCCGCGGGCGCGCCACCACCGGCACGCGGGTGATCCCTACCCCGGCCAGGCCGCCCAGATCCTGGGGGCGCAGGCGGTGCCCGCGGGGGAAGAGCAGGTCCCCCCGGCGCACATCCTCGCCGACGGGGATAACATTCTCGCCCACGGCCACCGGGCGCACCACTTCGATGGTCGTCGCATCGAGGCGCTGGGTATACTCCACCATCACCACGCTATCGCTGCCGTCGGGGAGCATCCCGCCGGTATGGATCAGCGCAGCCTGGCCCGCGCCGACGGTGATGGTTGGGGCGCGGCCCATGGGCGCCTCGCCGCAGAGCGTCAGGTAGGCCGGCAGGCCCTCGCTGGCGCCGTAGGTGTCGGCGGCGCGCACGGCAAAGCCGTCAACCGTGGAGCGCGGGAAGGCAGGCAGATCAACAGGAGAATGCAGATCCTCGGCCAGCACGCGGTCGAGGGCGTCGTGGAGGGCCAGCGTCTCCACCCGCGCCAGCGGCGCCAGATGGCGCGCGAGGCGTGCATTGGCCTCGGCTATCGTCACAACCTGAAACAGTTCAGGCATAGCATGCTCCTTCCTCGCAAGGGGGCTGCTATGTAGTATACACGGATGTCCGGGGTTTGCGGCAAGAGCGCGGAGTTGATGCAACATCTTCCGGGTGTGTCTGAGAGGTTTTTCCTGAAAACCAGCGAAATAATCTTGTCAGGCGGCCTGGTCGTCCCGCACCCTCCACCGAAAGCGGCGACCGCATCAGATCTGGCAACACGGTTGATTGCATCTATGCCAGTTGGCGCTATCATTGCCTCCGACTCTGGCGCCTGGCGCAGTTGCGGAAAAATGCGGCGCAATGTCCGGATGCAGCGCGTTTAATCTGCAAGCGCACTGACACTGAAGGAGGAGGCAATGGGGAAGCATCGGATGGGTGCGTTGGGGATGGCGCTGGTAGCCGCGGTGTTAGGGTTAGGAGTTGGGTTCCTCTTACAGGTCAACTGGTCGAGTGGGGCAGCGGCAGCGCCCCTCGCGCAGCCGACGCCCGTCTCAAGCGGGATTGTCCCGCGCTTTATCAGTCTGGACCCGTATGGGGCGTATGTAGAGGGCGCGGCGACCTTTTCTGGAGGTTTTGGACCTAATAGTGGTTTACG contains:
- a CDS encoding molybdopterin molybdotransferase MoeA codes for the protein MPELFQVVTIAEANARLARHLAPLARVETLALHDALDRVLAEDLHSPVDLPAFPRSTVDGFAVRAADTYGASEGLPAYLTLCGEAPMGRAPTITVGAGQAALIHTGGMLPDGSDSVVMVEYTQRLDATTIEVVRPVAVGENVIPVGEDVRRGDLLFPRGHRLRPQDLGGLAGVGITRVPVVARPRVAILASGDEVVPPDAPVAPGQVRDVNTYTIAALVRRAGGEPMPRGIAPDDAATLEAMARAALEDADALVIAAGSSVSARDMTVAVIGALGAPGVLVHGVAIQPGKPTILAAAGNRPVFGLPGNPVSAMIAFGLFVAPAIRQLLDAAAPPALTRWARLARNIPSRTGREDFVPVRLEARDGELWADPVFGKSNLIYTLARAHGLVHVPLDLGGLYAGDQVEVKLFS